A single window of Jiangella alkaliphila DNA harbors:
- a CDS encoding haloacid dehalogenase type II encodes MTPRPDIEVVVFDILGTMVDEPTGIRQGIRAALPGVDDATTGALADRWYRYVDEQQQEVLAGHRPYADSTVIDREAAALVAAEAGVDDPGVTGALAAAAQRLEPWADSVRGLDRIAAHFPVVGLSNASPVALTRISAHAGLRWHQLLSAEAAWSYKPDPEVYRLAIRATGCEPERLLMVAAHAWDLRGAQAVGMRTAYVERPVGDPPSPADSFDLLAPSLDDLAALLERDV; translated from the coding sequence ATGACGCCGCGCCCCGACATCGAGGTCGTGGTCTTCGACATCCTCGGGACCATGGTCGACGAGCCCACCGGGATCAGGCAGGGCATCCGGGCCGCCCTCCCGGGTGTCGACGACGCAACGACCGGCGCGCTGGCCGACCGGTGGTACCGCTACGTCGACGAGCAGCAGCAGGAGGTGCTCGCGGGCCACCGTCCCTACGCCGACAGCACCGTCATCGACCGCGAGGCGGCGGCGCTCGTCGCGGCCGAGGCCGGCGTCGACGACCCCGGCGTGACCGGCGCGCTGGCGGCCGCCGCGCAACGGCTGGAGCCGTGGGCCGACTCCGTCCGGGGGCTGGACCGCATCGCCGCGCACTTCCCGGTGGTCGGCCTGTCGAACGCCAGCCCCGTCGCACTGACCCGCATCAGCGCGCACGCCGGGCTGCGCTGGCACCAGCTGCTCTCCGCCGAGGCCGCATGGAGCTACAAGCCCGATCCCGAGGTCTACCGGCTCGCCATCCGCGCCACGGGGTGCGAGCCGGAGCGGCTGCTCATGGTCGCGGCGCACGCCTGGGACCTGCGCGGCGCGCAGGCCGTCGGCATGCGCACGGCGTACGTGGAGCGTCCGGTGGGCGATCCGCCCAGCCCGGCGGACTCCTTCGACCTGCTGGCGCCGAGCCTCGACGACCTGGCCGCGCTGCTGGAGCGCGACGTCTAG
- a CDS encoding ATP-binding protein, whose translation MVAPEISAREAEVLAALGQHLTNAEIAARFVISVRTVESHVSALLRKFGASDRRALAALAPSVVPDGPAGVPAPELPAPLTSFVGREDERAALLAAVDEQRLVVAVGPGGVGKTRLALAVAAGVTDRFAGGVWYADLVPVPDGDAVPAAVATALGLGEQPGRTALDTVLGWARGRSALLVLDNCEHVLDGVAGLVEPLLAAAPGLTVLATSRSRLLLPFEWVVPVGGLGAAAVALFGERARAAGAVLDAAADERVAAICAALDGSPLAIELAAARLPAVGLDGLESGLGDRLRLLDGARRGGGRHGSLRSALDWSHDLLDDDGRAVLRRVSVFAAPFRADAAAAVAGVAPSSAGRVLAALADDSLLVPVAGGDGTRYQALETIRQYGAELLAAAGEADAVHAAHLRWCVGGGTALLDADAAAPDWRGRFDRLADDLRAAVAWSASAEAAALLGRLCHRRGRPAEAQRRFEQAAALAPDDAGRAAQLRLAAGSARSRLAGDEALRLHLAAAEVAERAGDAVLVAHQYAHAAELVHRSAGILAEVPPAATAAGWLATATRLADDPGTRARCAVVEAFAAADDEPGTVAATERAIELARESGDPIVESAALDQLTGLRLARGEARAALESALRRTALLAGPPDPERGFELSDAYGMATESAIAAGDLRRARQAAETLRALPSQREVAHVGTARLIVVMVLTGDWTEAVAVGELFRESWEGAGRPRIPSLRRVAAALGAVHGARGDAAAQDVWRDVEAGVGSAERRPHDQRSVESFFAALEALHLGRPADAVAVLHRPPEEFRSWFELIWRPWYAAAWAEAAVLAELPDAAERIGRARPFTSDNVVAAAVVDRAAALAADDRDGVLATAETLDAAACRYQWERSLLLAAH comes from the coding sequence GTGGTGGCCCCGGAGATCTCGGCGCGCGAGGCCGAGGTGCTCGCGGCGCTCGGCCAGCACCTGACCAACGCCGAGATCGCCGCCCGCTTCGTCATCTCCGTCCGCACCGTCGAGAGCCACGTGTCGGCGCTGCTGCGCAAGTTCGGCGCGAGCGACCGGCGGGCGCTGGCCGCGCTGGCGCCGTCGGTCGTGCCGGATGGCCCGGCGGGGGTGCCGGCGCCCGAGTTGCCCGCGCCTCTGACGTCGTTCGTCGGGCGCGAGGACGAACGGGCCGCGCTGCTGGCGGCGGTCGATGAGCAGCGGCTGGTCGTCGCCGTCGGGCCGGGCGGGGTCGGCAAGACCCGGCTGGCGCTGGCCGTCGCGGCCGGTGTCACGGACCGGTTCGCCGGCGGCGTCTGGTACGCCGACCTCGTCCCGGTGCCCGACGGCGACGCCGTCCCGGCCGCGGTCGCGACGGCGCTGGGCCTGGGCGAGCAGCCCGGCCGGACGGCGCTCGACACCGTGCTCGGGTGGGCGCGCGGGCGCTCGGCGCTGCTGGTGCTGGACAACTGCGAGCACGTGCTCGACGGCGTCGCCGGGCTCGTGGAGCCGCTGCTGGCCGCCGCGCCCGGGCTGACGGTGCTGGCCACCAGCCGGTCGCGGCTGCTGCTGCCGTTCGAGTGGGTGGTGCCGGTGGGCGGGCTCGGCGCCGCCGCTGTGGCGTTGTTCGGCGAGCGGGCCAGGGCGGCCGGCGCGGTGCTGGACGCCGCTGCCGACGAGCGAGTGGCCGCGATCTGCGCCGCGCTCGACGGCAGCCCGCTGGCGATCGAGCTGGCCGCCGCGCGCCTGCCGGCCGTCGGCCTGGACGGGCTGGAGAGCGGCCTGGGCGACCGGCTCCGGCTGCTAGACGGCGCCCGTCGCGGTGGCGGACGGCACGGCTCGCTGCGGTCGGCGCTGGACTGGAGTCACGACCTCCTCGACGACGACGGCCGGGCGGTGTTGCGCCGGGTGTCGGTGTTCGCGGCGCCGTTCCGGGCCGACGCGGCCGCCGCGGTGGCCGGGGTCGCGCCGTCGTCGGCCGGTCGCGTGCTGGCGGCGCTGGCCGACGACAGCCTGCTGGTCCCGGTCGCGGGCGGGGACGGGACGCGGTACCAGGCGCTGGAGACGATCCGGCAGTACGGCGCCGAGCTGCTGGCCGCGGCCGGCGAGGCCGACGCCGTCCACGCCGCCCACCTGCGCTGGTGCGTCGGCGGAGGGACCGCGCTGCTGGACGCCGATGCCGCGGCCCCTGACTGGCGCGGCCGCTTCGACCGCCTGGCCGACGACCTCCGCGCCGCCGTCGCCTGGTCCGCCTCCGCGGAGGCGGCGGCGTTGCTGGGCCGGCTCTGCCACCGTCGCGGGCGGCCGGCCGAGGCGCAGCGCCGGTTCGAGCAGGCCGCCGCGCTCGCGCCCGACGACGCGGGCCGGGCCGCCCAGCTGCGGCTCGCCGCCGGGTCGGCCCGGTCCCGGCTGGCCGGCGACGAGGCGCTGCGGCTGCACCTCGCGGCGGCGGAGGTGGCGGAGCGGGCCGGCGACGCCGTCCTCGTCGCCCACCAGTACGCCCACGCGGCGGAGCTGGTGCACCGCTCGGCCGGGATCCTCGCCGAGGTCCCTCCCGCGGCCACGGCCGCCGGCTGGCTCGCCACCGCGACGCGGCTGGCCGACGACCCCGGCACACGCGCCCGGTGCGCCGTCGTCGAGGCGTTCGCCGCCGCCGACGACGAGCCGGGCACCGTCGCGGCCACCGAGCGGGCGATCGAGCTGGCCCGCGAGAGCGGCGACCCGATCGTCGAGAGCGCCGCCCTCGACCAGCTCACCGGGCTGCGCCTCGCCCGCGGCGAGGCCCGCGCCGCGCTGGAGAGCGCGCTGCGCCGGACTGCGCTGCTGGCCGGGCCGCCCGATCCGGAGCGCGGCTTCGAGCTGTCCGACGCCTACGGCATGGCCACGGAGTCGGCGATCGCGGCCGGCGACCTCCGGCGGGCCCGGCAGGCCGCCGAGACGCTGCGCGCCCTGCCGTCGCAGCGCGAGGTGGCGCACGTCGGGACGGCCCGGCTCATCGTGGTCATGGTGCTGACCGGCGACTGGACCGAGGCGGTCGCCGTCGGCGAGCTGTTCCGGGAGAGCTGGGAGGGCGCCGGCCGGCCGCGCATCCCGTCGCTGCGCCGGGTCGCCGCCGCGCTCGGCGCCGTCCACGGTGCCCGCGGCGACGCCGCCGCGCAGGACGTCTGGCGCGACGTCGAGGCAGGCGTCGGGTCGGCCGAGCGGCGGCCGCACGACCAGCGCTCGGTCGAGAGCTTCTTCGCCGCCCTCGAGGCGCTGCACCTCGGCCGCCCCGCCGACGCGGTCGCCGTCCTGCACCGGCCGCCGGAGGAGTTCCGCAGCTGGTTCGAGCTGATCTGGCGGCCCTGGTACGCCGCCGCCTGGGCCGAGGCCGCGGTGCTGGCCGAGCTGCCCGACGCCGCCGAGCGGATCGGCCGCGCCCGCCCGTTCACCAGCGACAACGTGGTGGCGGCCGCCGTCGTCGACCGGGCCGCGGCGCTGGCCGCCGACGACCGCGACGGCGTGCTCGCGACCGCCGAGACGCTCGACGCGGCCGCCTGCCGCTACCAGTGGGAGCGCAGCCTGCTGCTGGCCGCCCACTGA